A genomic window from Chrysoperla carnea chromosome 3, inChrCarn1.1, whole genome shotgun sequence includes:
- the LOC123295369 gene encoding BRCA1-associated RING domain protein 1-like produces the protein MNISAKCNEEAALNVVSLQLKKIKDSLTCVVCKNLPFNPLRIITCSHSFCDVCIQTKIDCPICKKPFSNENLLENVYAKHQIQCLFRIEDIIKNRSDKNEKQNTSKNSTKKNESISEYSSPTENGPIDLPNGFRNTLYPKIVCCHSVKKEPMDIKKRNKVGETVLHKACISGDIEIVKNYITNNITVNIPDNYNWTPLHEACKAGHLNIVKLLLQAGAIINAPSKSYDTPLHIAVKHAHPEIVKELIESGAEIQARTYEGVTPLDLANEKLKEVIESTKLVRNNQPKIILLPYNIDLILMPDIKTKVQAITNENFSFKVLKTNVTFSNKNTVLIVASQLCDVSFVILNAILHGLWIVKLDWYHECCRIKNVVDPTSYEITSTRNFPKSNAARKSRLCQQLLGPKLFDGCNFYIHGLKYEDKANKLTLTKQDLINLILAGNGTILKRCPRPESLSDQKKCFPFHARGKLEQCANYIIYLGDPLQPEYRFPEIHTLHVSWLLKCIQIFEISY, from the exons ATGAACATAAGTGCCAAATGTAATGAAGAAGCTGCATTAAATGTAGTGTCATtacaattgaagaaaataaaagattCTTTAACATGTGTTGTGTG caaaaatttaCCATTTAATCCTTTAAGAATAATAACTTGTTCACATAGTTTCTGTGATGTTTGTATTCAAACCAAAATCGATTGCCCAATctgtaaaaaaccattttcaaacgaaaatttattggaaaatgtttATGCTAAACATCAAATTCAATGTTTATTCCGTATTgaagatataattaaaaatagaa gcgataaaaatgaaaaacaaaatacatccAAAAACTcgactaaaaaaaatgaatcgatAAGTGAATATTCCAGTCCCACAGAAAATGGTCCAATTGATTTACCAAATGGATTCAGGAATACTTTGTATCCAAAAa TTGTATGTTGTCATAGTGTAAAGAAGGAACCTATGGACataaaaaaacgtaataaaGTTGGAGAAACCGTACTTCATAAAGCTTGTATATCGGGAGATATTGAAAtagtcaaaaattatattaccaaTAACATAACTGTGAATATTCCAGACAATTATAATTGGACACCATTG catgAGGCCTGTAAAGCTGGACATTTAAATATTGTGAAATTACTATTGCAAGCTGGAGCCATTATTAATGCACCAAGCAAGTCATATGATACACCTCTTCATATTGCAGTTAAGCATGCGCATCCAGAAATAGTTAAAGAATTAATAGAATCTGGAGCTGAAATTCAAGCTAGAACTTACGAAGGTGTCACACCTTT agatCTTGCAAATGAGAAACTAAAGGAAGTAATAGAAAGTACAAAACTGGTCAGAAATAATCaaccaaaaatcattttattaccaTATAATATAGATCTTATCCTCATGCCAGACATCAAAACGAAAGTTCAAGCAATAACGAATGAAAACTtcagttttaaagttttaaaaaccaatGTAACgttctcaaataaaaatactgtcTTGATAGTGGCATCGCAGTTATGTGATGTTTCATTTGTAATCCTTAACGCAATATTACACGGATTATGGATTGTTAAACTTGATT ggtATCATGAATGTTGTAGAATCAAAAATGTTGTAGATCCTACAAGTTATGAAATAACCAGCACCAGAAATTTTCCGAAAAGTAATGCGGCCAGAAAATCAAGATTATGTCAACAGTTATTG GGTCCAAAATTATTTGATGGATGTAATTTCTATATACACGGTCTAAAATATGAAGATAAGGCTAATAAATTAACACTTACAAAACaagatttgattaatttaatattagcaGGAAATGGTACAATTTTAAAACGATGTCCACGCCCAGAATCTCTATCGGACCAAAAGAAGTGTTTTCCTTTTCATGCCCGTGGAAAGTTAGAACAATgcgcaaattatattatttatttaggtgACCCATTACAGCCAGAATACCGATTTCCTGAAATTCATACTTTACACGTTTCTTGGTTATTGaaatgtattcaaatttttgaaatttcttattaa